Genomic segment of Salvia splendens isolate huo1 chromosome 12, SspV2, whole genome shotgun sequence:
AACAAATTTGTTCGAAGCTATTACAAATGTACTTACCTCAATTGCCAGGCTAAAAAACAAGTAGAGAAATCACATGATGGGTGTACATTAGACATCAATTATCTTGGGAACCATCATCATCAGAAACCTCAGCAGAGTCTCCAACTGACTACTACTCTTCAAGTAAAAACGCCTGATATGCCCATTACGTCTACATCAAAAGGTAAGTTTGAATATCATTCaaagattttaatttttgtattttgtataatgTGTAGTTATTGATTTTGTGGTCACCTGTCAGCCAATGTTGAGTCGATCATCAAGCATGTCAGTTCAGATCAACATATGCCAGAACCCTCACCTCAATCAGCTGTTGGAAGAAGTGCTGATGGTTTGTTAGGAGCAGTTTCCTGTTCACATAAGGATACTAAGGATCTAGATGATTGCCCTGATCCCAAACGGCTGTATGTTCATCAGGAAGCTTCTTATATCCTTTATTGATTAGCAATAATCACTGCTATGCTTATTGGCCTGCCTCTGTAACAGGAAAAGAGGCACAAGTTCTGCAGATGATGATGTGGTGATTAGATCTAGTCCTGATTCAAGACATGTTGTTCAAACTTTGAGTGAGGTTGATTTGGTTAATGATGGATATCGGTGGCGTAAATATGGGCAGAAGTTTGTAAAAGGCAATCCAAATCCAAGGTAACTAAACTTTCAGTTATGCGGCATCAAACTCTGTAATGACCTTAGCCAACGTTTACTTAAATCAGGCTGACCTTTGCATCAAATACTATTTTCCTTTGGCTGACAGCTCCTCTCCAATTTCTTTAACACCAAAGGAAAACCAAGCTGTTAGGCTGCTTTCCACCTAATCTCAGCTCCTTATGCTGTGCAGGAGTTACTACAGGTGTTCAAACGCGGGTTGCCCAGTAAAGAAAcacgtcgaaagagcttcacATGATGAAAAGTTAGTCATTACAACCTATGAAGGAAAACACGTCCATGACATTCCCACTTCCAGGATTGTTAGCCAAGGCCTAGCCGCCTAGCCAGAGGTGGTGATGCTAGTATGATGAGCCCAAATAGTGACTCTAAAGGTGCTTGTTACTTCAGTCAAAATTGCTATCAACGTGATTAAATTCAGcaacttatttttctttatcatTGTAGACAGACTTTCTAATTCGAAGAGCTATCATTGTAACAGTCCAGTAGCTTAACTTGTTCATTGGTTGGCCCCAGGCTGTGGAAGAATATGTATCAGTTGTATAAAATTGCTAATGTAAGTTATAAATAGTAGTTTAGATTACCCATTGTACATATTCTTTGTCATTGATGGCATGCTGCTGCTGTTATTCTGAAAGCTTGCAGAGTCAGAGCATTGATCGTCTAAAAAGAACCAGATTTCTTGTAATagtaatgtactccctccgtcccgaactactcgcacatttccttttcggcacggagattaaggaatgagtgtatagcaaagtcaacaattgcggatgtaggtgataatttttactaaaaatggaaagagtgcaaataatttgggacgcccaaaaaggaaataagtgcaagtagtccgggacggagggagtattacaaatcaagaaaatgaaCATGTAATTAATTAGCAtagctagaaaaaaaaaatcttcaatCAAAGCAAATCTACAAGATCTTATCAACCAAAACCACCTGCTTCAATACATATTATACGTCATCAAATCCAAGAATACTACTTCACCCGTCCCAGATAAGATGACATATTTCTTAGTCGACACatgattttaggagttgttagttaatatgattaattggagagagaaagagttggtgtaagtattaaatggagaaagaaagatagttgaatatttaatagtagaaagaaaaaagtggtTAGCTGTattaattagagaaaaaaagttaccaaaaataaaattgtgttatcttggttgggacaaactaaaaaatagTGTGTCATCGAGGCACAAAACTAGCTTAAATCCAGCTAAAGAGAGAATTCAATCCTTATGATCACTGATCATATTCAAAATAACTTTCTGTTTCCCCAacgttagagcatccgcagcggtggcgaaagacgccaccgccgtccgcgccgttggcaaggcgcaggaccgccgccgctgcagccgcgccgctggcacggcgctgctcgatgtatcgagcacgtccgtgccagcggacgcacacgtggcgcgctcccattcgtcaacggcatagccgttgtgtttaaacttttttttatttttttttttaaaaaatcggtatttaattataaataatgctaaaaaataaaaaaaaaaatattttccaaatcccaaaaatatggccgtttttttcccgttttttctgaatttttttgatttttttttattttttttttccccaaaatcatctataaatacacacattcatcatccatttatcacatcaaatcatctctcattcatctctcattcataattctcgtacaaactatcaacacattcatcacccactcaaaatctcaaatggatttcacccatattatggcggaagcggaacgcgaagaacaagaatactacgaacaacatcgtgccgcttacgaagcatatgtcgcggcgaatacccctgctcctcctcctcaacgaaccagatcaaatcgacggtacatccatcacggcgttgcagaagtgtacgtgtgccatccgacaactcgctactgggcaaacggccgacatgttcgacgagtatttgcatatcggtgagtccactggaatcctatgtttaaagaatttttgcgagggcgttcgttctgcttttggggatgaattccttcgagcacccaccactgatgattgccaacggttgcttcgtcttcatgaatcagtccatggcattcccggaatgcttggcagcattgactgcatgcattggaggtggaagaattgtccgactgcttggagggggcaacacttgagcggtcacaaaggcggcggcccaacgcttatccttgaggcggtcgccgactaccgcctatggatttggcatgcatatttcggcgttgctggatccaacaacgacttgaatgtgctatattcgtcaccactcttcaatgatgtgatgaatggtgtagcaccggcgatcgacttcaccatcaacggaaatatataccgcatgggttactatctcgccgatggtatctacccaaggtggtcgacgttcgtgaagacgctccacaacccgcacgacccgagacgggttctttttgcgcagcgtcaagagtcagcgcggaaagatgtcgaaagagccttcggggtccttcaagctcgattcaacattgtgaaggccccggctcggctgtggtacgtgaataatatcgccgacatcatgttcacgtgtattatattacacaacatgattatagccgacgaagggccgagggcggctagcttctacgacgaggacgaagccggaagctcaacagcgaggtctcccctacgccgaggcgagcatacgacggttggccagaggatcgagacaagacacacaatgcgcgatactcgaatccacaatcaactacaagaagacctaatcaaccacatgtgggcgaaattcggcaacgagtagtgtcatttttaatttttaggattttaattatgtaatttttaatttttaggattttaattatgtaatttttaatttttaggattttaattatgcaatgtttaattttatttgtcatttgtaatatttattgtgggttttaaatgaattttaatattatggaaatgtttttgtgtaattgaattttatattaattgtgttcgtccttgcggaagagcacagttgtgggtgttgtgctcttgccagagagcaggcatgaatagtaccgcccgggcccacaaccgtgccgctggcaagagcacggttgtggatgctcttactagcttctactccaaatcaaaaCGAATCAAGCATTAATGAAAACTTGAATTTGTCAGTTTCTTAGATGATAACAAGTGTAGATGAGGGAATAAGAGGACCCCGCCCATTTTTTTCACAAAACTCAGAATAACAGCATTTTCCCTTCAAATCTTTTATTCACTTTGAATTTCGAAATAAATAGCACGAGTGTCAATCTATAATCAAGAATCAATAGTTAAAATAGATCAGTATTAGGTGTTGAAATATAGTTGTACTGCACATAAAAATTAATTCAGAAGTTCTCCTAATTAGTTTAGACACAAAAGTTCCTAATATGAAGtttgaattataatttataaataaccCTAACATGCCATTATTTCAGCAGTTCTTCAAATTTACACAAaaactttttttaatgtaattgcACAATTGTGAgctatatatttagtttattacAGTATATGTGAAAATTTATACAGTAGATTAGTTTAATTATAATGAATAGACAGTACAATAGGGGAAAAGTTGTACACATAATTAAACATGCAATTAATTATGGCATCTTTATTAATTTATGGCTACTATTAATATGAAAAAGGCGAATTTTATGAGAATTTAAAGAAATAGTAAGTTGAATATACACTTTGATACTCGCTTAAATATGGATTAAGAATGAGTAATAATAAGCAATAATTTAATTACCAAACTAATTTAGGAGTTTTAACAATATATGCCCTTTTGGGCCTTGTATGGTTAAATTACTTacagcatcagcaatggcggacgtcccggcggacgCCGGACTGGCGTGCCGGACATCGgcacgggacgtccgccattaggcgtgcGAGACGCGGGCGTCGCTTGCGGACACCGCAGATCCGCAGCTTTCCGACGACAtccgtcgggacgtccgtcgtgatgTCCGTCATTGCGatgccacgacggacgtcccaattttttattttttattttattttttaaaaaaaaactctatgtatacggctcgttgcaaaCTCTAGATTCAAGGCATAACATGTAACTTTATTTGAATCGTTTTTTGGTTTGGGATGGTTTTTTTTTggtgaactatgtatttttttatatttaaatatatatgtatgcttttttaaaaaaaataaaatcgttGCATTTTctcgtattcgtgtcgaaattttaattccgtaaattgcatatttctgaatttgtgaatttttattattgtgggtgTCCGctgggatgtccttggggaggtccgtcattgtgcagtgggatatccttatgacgtggcagtgcagtgggtgGTCCTTATGACGtagcaggaggtgtttttgggaagtccgtcgggatatccgtcgggacatccgcaTCACTGTGGATGCTATTATACTTTTGTACTCTagtaaattttctaaaaattatcTACTCCTATCAAATATACAGGCCAAGCCCCAACTATAACATTTGAATAAATTTCAATAGCACTACTCCCCACTCTACAACTCATCAGATTTCACACATTTGCTCATGATATTCCTTATCACCCAAATataaattttcacaaaaaaaataaaataaaaaatacatgaaTATGTACATTCACATTATTGCAATAAGAATAGACTAAGATATATGCATCATGATGTGGAAGATTTTGAAGATATTTTTCAACACTTAAGCGAGTGATACTAATTATCCACAAACATTATGTGTAGTTTGCAACAAAGCCTCGTAATAACATTGTATTATGTTGTTTGATGTCTATGAAATATGACTAAAAGGGGAAATGATAAACATTCCTATAATTATCAGACACATTGTGGAGTGCTGTTCTTCCAAGTCTCCATGCGCTGAGCTTATAAAATATCACTACTAGCATCAAGCTCGACCGTGATCTTCAGTCTGATGTTTTCCCAATAGATCTCCGAATCCTGAAATGGGAAAATACAAATCAGAATAAGGTAAATTTCAAGTTAGTAGTTTTTGAAAGCAAGAAGAAAAGCCAAACAAGTTGCAAAATCTTGCTTGGATTCTGCGTCAAGAAAGTCTTGATATCATGGACTTTATCCTCATTTTCTCTGCAAAGAGCATAATGATTAGAGATTCACTAAAATAGACAGAAAGATTGCATTTTGATCAATAAACCAATTGTACCTAAAAGGCTTCACCAACACTTGTGATCCACAGATGTAGTGAGGCTTGGTTTTCGTGAGAACTAGAGCGGCCATTTCAGGATAAACGAAGGCCACAAATCCGAACATCCTCTGCACTTGACTAGGAATCCTAACTTTTTGAACAGGTCCAAAATTGCTaccaacattttttttaaataaaaaaagttagcaTAAGTCTAGAAATGGTGTAAATCATaaacaaatttttcatttaCTTGAAATAGTTTAGCACATCTTGCTCATTAAGAGTGCTCTCTGGTGGGAAAGTTAGGTAAACTTGCAGTTGGTGTCCGTTTTCAGCTCTAAATCTCACGTATCTGTGCATGTTTTCTTCTAAGATTATCGACTGCCTCCTGTGTGGCCTTTTTCCAGCAAGAAAAACCCAAAATCAGTAATTCCTAAGCTAATCATCTGCAGCTGAAAAGGGGCAAGTTTGTGAGGTTACTTGTTAGTTAAACGAATGGAGGTTGTAGTCATTCGAGCAATAAGTCTGTGAATCTCCATTTGATAGCCCTCAACCTGAAGCACCTTCCTGTACCTGTCAAAGTATAGGATAGGCAAGGAAGAGACTGAGACGGGGATGCCCCGTGTGCATCTCAAAAGCTCGACCAGTTCAATCTCGAGTTGCTTAAGGGAAGCACTCGACATCACCTCATCCGATGGTGGAGGGTTAAGCACCATACAATCACCATTTTGCATTTGAAAAACATGCAAGAATCTGCAGCTGCCACCATACTTACAATAGCCCTCCCTAAAGCTATTGCAGACCTGCATTTCAGGCACGTCTAGAGGCCTAAAATTGAGCATTTGATAATAATATGGGGTGTCAAAGTTAGACGGCCCAAACTGAGGAATACAAAGGACATTTTGAGGTAAAGGAGGTGTAAAAAGTGTGAACATTGTTGTGGGGAAGTTTGAGATGGTTGGCTTTGGGGATTAATCAAGCTCTAGCTTGACTTTTTCGACCAAGATTTGGAGGGCTTGGTCTGGACAGAAGGCAAGGCGTATCATTTCAAGCTCGGGTTAGTCTTTTAGTAGGAGATGGCCAATGATTTTTGAGACATTTTGGGGCTCTATCTTCTCGATtttctggaaaacagcctttgTAGAATTGAACAAGTCCATTGAGAAGGTTCGATCTACTAAGAATCAACAATGCAGCTGCATAAGGAtgagatctttcatctcaaaaaaaattaaaaattggatGAAAAAGTTGGGATAATTGTAGCAATAATCAAATCAAGAATGCAGTTTGCATAAAGTTGAGATATTTCATCAGAAACACAACTGGAAATCAGATTAAAAAAAGTTGCATAATTTGCCATGAGTCAAGAATGCAGCTTGAAAAAACTTATGGTTAGTGTTAACAAACAGTAAATATAGCTTCACATGATTATATCCAAGAATATTTAAGATCAGATATATCAAGAAATTAATATTTGTGTAATTGAGCACAAGCTTGAAAATGAACCAATAATTACTACATGAGAAAATTTTACTAAAGCATAGTAGTATTAATATTTCATCTGCATGGACCATTTTCCACAGAATTCATCTAATTCTTGTCCAAAAATCAATTCTTTCTCCACAACAGTACTCAATAATGCCCATAATCAAACTTGCACATGCACAAGGAGCAAAACAAGATGAAAATCATTGTTTTAGAGAAACTCTGCAAAAATATAGttttaaataatttgaaaatacccaccaAAAATTTTCCTCTGAAAACCTGCTGCAGTTGCAAGAATAGCTGTGAAAATGTGGTTGGAGTTTTGAGTTAATGTATGGTGATATAAATGTTAGCTCAGTCGACAAAAACGACGACATATCTCATGAAAATGAGAGCAAAACGACACAGAAAAAAGGTTTCAActttcagtttcatcttctgtATATGCATGAATAAAGCACCGACTCAACTCAACCATACatctttttttctctattcttttaattatttcatttattttcaaCAATAATTATGTTATCAATGCTGTTGGAGttgaaaagaaaatttaaaattaatatggaGTACTTACTACATTGAATCTAAAAGATGTTGGCGGAATAGCAAATATTCGAGTCGACAGAATGATTAAAATCTTATTATGTCAAGAATCCTAAAATGatgatttactttattttcttgtaCTATGACTTGTAAAGCTACAACCAAGTACAGATTTTTCTATAAATAGTGTTTGTTTGTTGGAAATTAGAATAGTTATTCATTTGCAGTATAACTTTAAGTGATACCCCCTCTGTTCCACAGTGATagagacatttcattttctgcaactgtttttaaaaaactaaaaatagagGACTATTGAaactagacgtcaccacggttcgtgaaccgccggttcacggttcggaaccggcggttccggttcaagatttgttggaaccggaaccggcccgtcgAAGACCGCACGGTTCCGGtttatgaaccgtgaaccgccggttcacttgaaccggccTAACCGTCGGTTGTtacccggttccgggccggttcggcggttcgacggtttatccgattttttttttttttttttttacattttgtaaattgtaattcaagtttaaaatgtaaaaaaacttgcgtaaataacattagaatgaagcgatgtacaaatgtaattttattgatacaaattacaacttcaaatttacaaattacaactttaaaattacaaattacaagttaaaatttacaaattacaacataaaaattagaaattacaacttcaaaattataaattacaaaagacttaaagtcttcattacaatttacaaaattacatattcgaaataaaggggagaaaaaagaaataaaggaaaaggacttgagctcaacttaaatttaaacttaaatttaaaatttaagttgaaatataagttgagatgcctacgtatcctcaatgctcaattgcattttggaatcaaagtccacgtagttctcttaccttgcttacctatttggaatcaaagtccacgtaatTCTCTTacctaaaacatattaaaacatactaacatattataacatattaaaacatattaaaacatactaacatattaaaacatactaacatattataacatattaaaacatattaaaacatactaacatattaaaacttactaaaacatattaaaacatataaaacttactaaaacatattaaaacatactaacatattataacatattaaaacatattaaaacatactaacatattataacatattaaaacatattaaaacataataacatattaaaacttactaaaacatattaaaacatataaaacttactaaaacatattaaaacatataaaacttactaaaacatattaaaacatattaacatattaaaacgtactaaaacatattaaaacatactaacatataaatcaaaggaaggaccacgctgaggcattccacaataggccatcttg
This window contains:
- the LOC121759051 gene encoding zinc finger CCCH domain-containing protein 18-like; this translates as MFTLFTPPLPQNVLCIPQFGPSNFDTPYYYQMLNFRPLDVPEMQVCNSFREGYCKYGGSCRFLHVFQMQNGDCMVLNPPPSDEVMSSASLKQLEIELVELLRCTRGIPVSVSSLPILYFDRYRKVLQVEGYQMEIHRLIARMTTTSIRLTNKPHRRQSIILEENMHRYVRFRAENGHQLQVYLTFPPESTLNEQDVLNYFNNFGPVQKVRIPSQVQRMFGFVAFVYPEMAALVLTKTKPHYICGSQVLVKPFRENEDKVHDIKTFLTQNPSKILQLVWLFFLLSKTTNLKFTLF